In Providencia zhijiangensis, a single window of DNA contains:
- the rimP gene encoding ribosome maturation factor RimP: protein MSTLEQKLTEMVSAPVEALGFEFVGLEFVRGRTSTLRIFIDSEEGITVDDCADVSHQVSAVLDVEDPISVIYNLEISSPGMERPLFTIAHYERFMGEEVALSLRIAMQNRRRWQGIIKAVDGEMITVTVDGKDEVFALGNIQKANLVPHF from the coding sequence TTGTCCACATTAGAGCAAAAATTAACAGAGATGGTTTCTGCACCAGTGGAAGCACTAGGCTTTGAATTTGTAGGCTTAGAATTTGTTCGCGGGCGCACGTCGACACTGCGTATTTTCATTGATAGTGAAGAAGGCATCACTGTTGATGACTGTGCTGATGTCAGCCATCAAGTAAGTGCAGTATTGGATGTCGAAGATCCAATTTCTGTGATTTATAACCTTGAAATATCGTCACCGGGTATGGAACGTCCACTGTTCACCATCGCTCATTATGAGCGTTTCATGGGTGAGGAGGTGGCTCTGTCACTGCGTATCGCGATGCAGAACCGTCGTAGATGGCAAGGTATTATCAAAGCCGTTGATGGTGAAATGATTACGGTTACTGTAGATGGTAAGGATGAGGTGTTCGCCCTCGGCAACATCCAGAAAGCTAACTTGGTACCACACTTTTAA
- the nusA gene encoding transcription termination factor NusA, with protein MNKEILAVVEAVSNEKSLPREKIFEALETALATATKKKYEQEIDVRVEIDRKSGDFDTFRRWVIVDEVTMPTREITLEAAQFEDPELQLGEYVEDQIESVVFDRITTQTAKQVIVQKVREAERAMVVDQFREQQGEIITAQVKKVNRENITLDLGNNAEAVILREDMLPRENFRPGDRIRGVLYDVRPEARGAQLFVTRSRPEMLVELFRIEVPEIGEEIIEIKAAARDPGSRAKIAVKTNDKRIDPVGACVGMRGARVQAVSSELGGERIDIVLWDDNPAQFVINAMAPADVASIVVDEDNCTMDVAVESSNLAQAIGRNGQNVRLAAQLLKIHRGDDKWELNVMTAEELNAKHQAEAHASIETFTKHLDIDEEFATTLVEEGFSTLEELAYVPIKELLEIDGLDEETVEVLRERAKAALTTIELAQKESLGDNQPAEDLLNLDGMDRTLAYNLATHGICTLEDLAEQGIDDLIDIEGLNNEKAGELIMAARNICWFGNDA; from the coding sequence ATGAACAAAGAAATTCTGGCTGTTGTTGAAGCGGTTTCTAACGAAAAATCCCTCCCTCGTGAAAAAATCTTCGAGGCTCTGGAAACTGCGCTGGCGACAGCAACCAAAAAGAAATATGAGCAAGAGATTGATGTTCGCGTAGAAATCGACCGTAAATCCGGTGATTTTGATACTTTCCGTCGTTGGGTGATTGTTGACGAAGTCACAATGCCAACTCGTGAAATTACACTGGAAGCTGCACAATTCGAAGATCCTGAATTGCAGTTAGGCGAATACGTCGAAGACCAAATCGAATCTGTTGTATTTGACCGTATTACCACGCAAACCGCGAAGCAAGTTATCGTACAAAAAGTACGTGAAGCCGAGCGTGCGATGGTGGTTGACCAATTCCGTGAGCAACAAGGTGAAATCATCACTGCTCAGGTTAAAAAAGTTAACCGTGAAAACATTACCTTAGATTTAGGTAATAACGCAGAAGCTGTGATCCTGCGCGAAGATATGCTACCACGCGAAAACTTCCGTCCAGGTGACCGTATTCGCGGCGTACTGTATGATGTTCGTCCTGAAGCACGCGGTGCACAGCTTTTTGTTACCCGTTCTCGTCCAGAGATGCTGGTTGAATTATTCCGCATCGAAGTACCAGAAATTGGCGAAGAGATCATCGAGATTAAAGCAGCAGCTCGCGATCCAGGTTCTCGTGCAAAAATCGCAGTAAAAACTAACGACAAACGTATCGACCCAGTTGGTGCTTGTGTTGGTATGCGCGGGGCTCGTGTTCAAGCTGTCTCTAGTGAGTTAGGCGGCGAGAGAATCGACATTGTGTTATGGGATGATAACCCAGCGCAATTCGTTATTAATGCTATGGCTCCGGCTGATGTGGCATCTATTGTGGTTGATGAAGACAACTGTACGATGGATGTTGCCGTTGAAAGCAGCAACTTAGCCCAAGCAATTGGACGTAATGGACAAAACGTTCGCTTAGCGGCTCAGTTACTGAAAATCCATCGTGGTGATGACAAGTGGGAACTGAATGTCATGACTGCGGAAGAGCTGAATGCAAAACATCAGGCAGAAGCACATGCTTCTATTGAAACATTCACTAAGCATCTAGATATTGATGAAGAGTTTGCTACAACACTTGTTGAAGAAGGCTTCTCTACATTAGAAGAACTGGCTTACGTGCCTATTAAAGAACTTCTGGAAATTGACGGTCTTGATGAAGAAACCGTTGAAGTTCTACGTGAAAGAGCAAAAGCTGCCCTCACCACAATTGAACTAGCTCAAAAAGAGAGCTTGGGTGATAATCAGCCAGCAGAAGATTTGTTGAATCTTGATGGTATGGATCGTACTCTGGCCTATAATTTGGCTACTCACGGTATCTGTACACTGGAAGATCTTGCTGAGCAGGGCATCGACGACCTGATTGATATCGAAGGTCTGAATAATGAGAAAGCAGGCGAACTCATTATGGCAGCACGTAATATTTGCTGGTTCGGAAACGATGCGTAA
- the secG gene encoding preprotein translocase subunit SecG, which produces MYIALLVVFLLAAIGLIGLVMLQQGKGADMGASFGAGASATLFGSSGSGNFMTRMTGILAAVFFIISLILGNMTANKYGTGSGSKWENISEPAKVEQPTDVPAAPATPTSDIPR; this is translated from the coding sequence ATGTATATAGCTCTTTTAGTTGTTTTCTTGCTCGCGGCTATCGGCCTAATTGGTCTGGTCATGTTACAGCAAGGTAAAGGTGCTGACATGGGTGCATCATTCGGTGCGGGCGCTTCTGCAACACTGTTTGGTTCATCGGGCTCAGGTAACTTCATGACCCGTATGACTGGAATCTTGGCTGCTGTGTTTTTCATCATCAGTTTAATTCTTGGCAACATGACTGCCAATAAATATGGAACTGGTTCAGGTAGTAAGTGGGAAAACATTAGCGAACCGGCAAAAGTCGAGCAACCAACAGACGTTCCGGCAGCACCAGCAACACCAACGAGCGATATTCCTCGTTAA
- the infB gene encoding translation initiation factor IF-2: MTETVKSLATEIQTTVERLVQQFAEAGITKGANDSVSQTEKETLLNHLNREQGGAAGQPSKLTLQRKTRSTLSVPVTGGKSKSVNVEVRKKRTYVNRDAEEAQAEEQAQREAEEQAQREAEELAKREAEAKRAAEDAAKRDAEANAKREAEEKAKREAADKATREVAEREKVKQSENQKPSKAATESNADKQRLEAEAAELKRKAEEETQRKVEADARRVAEEARKMAEEKGEDWNSDSKSEDDSDYHTTTSTHARAAEDESDEKEEGRRSRNRSAKAPRQKKGNKLSEKADREEERAAGRSGRTKGKQRKGSSLQQSFTKPVAAVNRDVVIGETITVGELANKMAVKGSQVIKTMMKMGAMATINQVIDQETAQLVAEEMGHKVILRRENELEESVMNDRDTGSAVKEARAPVVTIMGHVDHGKTSLLDYIRSTKVASGEAGGITQHIGAYHVQTDKGMITFLDTPGHAAFTSMRARGAQATDIVVLVVAADDGVMPQTIEAIQHAKAAGVPIVVAVNKMDKPEADPDRVRNELSQYGVISEEWGGDTQFIGVSAKVGTGIDELLDAILLQAEVLELKAVYAGMASGVVVESYLDKGRGPVATILVQEGTLNKGDIVLCGFEYGRIRAMRNELGKEVLSAGPSMPVEILGLSSVPSAGDEATVVRDEKKAREVALYRQGKFRDVKLARQQKSKLENMFANMEEGKVSELNIVLKTDVQGTCEAITDSLMKLSTDEVKIKIIGSGVGGITETDATLAAASNAIILGFNVRADASARRVVESESVDLRYYSVIYSLIDEIKQAMSGMLAPEYKQQIMGLAEVRDVFKSPKFGAVAGCMVTEGTIKRNNPIRVLRDNVVIYEGELESLRRFKDDVSEVRNGMECGIGVKNYNDVRVGDMIEVFEVIEVKRSIDG; encoded by the coding sequence ATGACAGAAACTGTAAAATCACTGGCAACGGAAATTCAAACCACAGTTGAACGCCTGGTACAGCAATTTGCTGAAGCAGGGATCACGAAAGGTGCGAATGACTCTGTTAGCCAGACTGAGAAAGAAACTTTACTGAACCACTTAAACCGTGAACAAGGCGGAGCAGCGGGGCAGCCAAGTAAGTTAACATTGCAGCGTAAAACTCGTAGTACGCTGAGTGTTCCAGTCACCGGTGGCAAAAGCAAATCGGTAAATGTTGAAGTCCGCAAAAAACGCACTTATGTGAACCGCGACGCTGAAGAAGCGCAAGCGGAAGAGCAGGCGCAGCGTGAAGCGGAAGAGCAAGCACAGCGCGAAGCTGAGGAACTGGCAAAACGTGAAGCAGAAGCGAAACGTGCAGCAGAAGACGCTGCAAAACGTGACGCAGAAGCTAACGCAAAACGTGAAGCCGAAGAGAAAGCAAAACGTGAAGCAGCTGATAAAGCTACGCGCGAAGTAGCGGAAAGAGAAAAAGTGAAACAAAGCGAAAATCAAAAACCAAGCAAAGCGGCAACTGAAAGTAACGCTGACAAACAGCGCCTTGAAGCCGAAGCTGCTGAACTGAAACGCAAAGCGGAAGAAGAAACTCAACGTAAAGTTGAAGCTGATGCGCGCCGTGTTGCTGAAGAAGCCCGTAAAATGGCTGAAGAAAAAGGCGAAGACTGGAACTCAGATAGCAAATCTGAAGATGATAGCGACTATCACACAACAACATCTACCCACGCTCGTGCGGCGGAAGATGAAAGTGATGAGAAAGAAGAAGGTCGTCGTTCACGTAACCGTTCTGCTAAAGCACCTCGCCAGAAGAAAGGCAACAAACTTTCTGAAAAAGCGGATCGCGAAGAAGAACGCGCTGCTGGCCGCTCAGGTCGCACTAAAGGTAAGCAACGTAAAGGAAGCTCTTTACAACAAAGCTTCACCAAACCAGTTGCAGCGGTAAACCGTGACGTTGTTATCGGCGAAACTATCACTGTTGGCGAATTAGCTAACAAGATGGCAGTTAAAGGCTCCCAAGTCATCAAAACGATGATGAAAATGGGTGCAATGGCAACCATCAACCAAGTGATTGACCAAGAAACTGCACAATTAGTTGCAGAAGAAATGGGTCACAAAGTTATTCTGCGTCGTGAGAATGAGTTAGAAGAATCGGTAATGAACGACCGTGACACTGGCTCAGCAGTTAAAGAAGCTCGCGCGCCAGTTGTTACCATCATGGGTCACGTTGACCACGGTAAAACCTCTTTACTGGACTACATTCGTTCAACGAAAGTAGCATCAGGCGAAGCAGGTGGTATTACTCAGCACATCGGTGCATACCACGTTCAAACTGACAAAGGTATGATCACCTTCTTAGACACCCCAGGTCACGCCGCGTTTACATCAATGCGTGCTCGTGGTGCTCAGGCAACGGATATCGTTGTTCTGGTTGTTGCTGCAGATGATGGTGTTATGCCACAAACAATCGAAGCTATCCAGCATGCGAAAGCAGCAGGTGTGCCAATCGTTGTGGCGGTCAACAAAATGGATAAACCAGAAGCTGACCCAGATCGCGTCAGAAATGAGCTGTCTCAGTACGGCGTTATTTCTGAAGAGTGGGGCGGTGACACTCAGTTTATCGGTGTGTCTGCGAAAGTGGGTACCGGTATCGATGAACTGTTAGATGCTATCTTGCTGCAAGCTGAAGTTTTAGAACTGAAAGCGGTATATGCAGGCATGGCAAGCGGTGTGGTTGTTGAATCTTACCTAGACAAAGGTCGTGGCCCAGTGGCAACTATCTTAGTTCAAGAAGGTACATTGAACAAAGGCGACATCGTACTGTGTGGATTTGAATACGGCCGTATTCGTGCAATGCGCAACGAATTAGGTAAAGAAGTTCTGTCTGCCGGCCCTTCAATGCCAGTTGAGATCCTGGGTCTGTCCAGCGTTCCTTCAGCGGGTGATGAAGCGACAGTTGTTCGTGATGAGAAAAAAGCGCGTGAAGTTGCCCTGTATCGTCAAGGTAAATTCCGTGATGTGAAATTAGCTCGTCAGCAGAAATCTAAACTGGAAAACATGTTTGCTAACATGGAAGAAGGTAAAGTTTCTGAACTGAATATCGTACTGAAAACTGACGTTCAAGGTACCTGTGAAGCTATCACTGACTCTCTGATGAAACTGTCAACTGATGAAGTTAAAATCAAAATCATCGGTTCTGGCGTGGGTGGTATCACTGAAACTGATGCAACTCTGGCTGCAGCTTCTAATGCGATCATTCTTGGCTTTAACGTCCGTGCCGATGCATCTGCTCGTCGCGTAGTTGAAAGCGAAAGCGTTGATTTACGTTACTACTCCGTCATCTATAGCCTGATTGATGAAATCAAACAAGCGATGAGCGGTATGTTGGCACCTGAATACAAACAGCAAATCATGGGTCTTGCAGAAGTCCGTGATGTGTTCAAATCACCGAAATTTGGTGCAGTTGCTGGTTGTATGGTTACTGAAGGTACCATCAAGCGTAATAACCCAATCCGCGTTCTGCGTGATAACGTGGTTATCTACGAAGGTGAGCTGGAATCACTGCGTCGCTTTAAAGATGACGTTAGCGAAGTTCGTAACGGTATGGAATGTGGTATCG